A single genomic interval of Helicoverpa zea isolate HzStark_Cry1AcR chromosome 19, ilHelZeax1.1, whole genome shotgun sequence harbors:
- the LOC124639653 gene encoding uncharacterized protein LOC124639653: MREQEAERSGTTSQRPQPSPVESQVLALVRQEMAAFQARFSVLEGRVLRPLLVAPKPPAAQRIMGLDDSVTAEEVVAAVARTGGCSADEVKAGTIRPDFRGTCTVTVSCPVVAAKTIVGGRRLLVGWVSAQVKLLDPRPLRCFRCHVGHHVGVRCTSEVDRSALCFRCGQPGHKAVACSAAPHCTACAAAGKPAEHRAGSKSCAPPAKTKDSLNIQSLNVSLEAGYQR; encoded by the exons ATGAGGGAGCAGGAGGCCGAACGCAGCGGGACCACTTCACAGCGGCCGCAGCCCTCCCCGGTGGAGAGCCAGGTCCTGGCCCTGGTTCGgcaggagatggcggccttccaggcccGCTTCTCcgtcctggagggcagggtcCTACGGCCTCTCCTCGTGGCGccgaagcccccagcggcccaaagg atcatgggcctggacgactcagttactgcggaggaggtggtggccgccgtcgctaggacgggtgggtgctccgccgacgaagtcaaggcgggcaccatacgtcccgacttcaggggcacgtgcaccgtcacggtgagctgccccgtggTGGCGGCCAAGACCATAGTCGGCGGCCGTAGGTTACTGGTTGGTTGGGTGTCGGCACAGGTCAAGTTGCTGGACCCTAGACCcctgaggtgcttccgatgccacgtcgggcatcatgtaGGTGttcgttgcacctcggaggtcgaccgcagcgccctctgcttccgctgcggtcagcccggacacaaggccgtggcttgtagtgccgcgccgcactgcactgcatgtgcggctgctggcaagccggccgaacaccgggcaggaagcaagtcctgtgccccacccgccaagaccAAGG